The Mytilus trossulus isolate FHL-02 chromosome 3, PNRI_Mtr1.1.1.hap1, whole genome shotgun sequence genome contains a region encoding:
- the LOC134712098 gene encoding uncharacterized protein LOC134712098, which produces MAASHHNLRPKSDINWRKLCFGEPLPHQKKKILEQRHTLPETYHIERIITKKSVPVQGLLYLVKWEGFHEDDSTWEPQSHLDAESMSNFFPAFISFDRLNSAARLFEEVIQQRLRPNNRTISTNLRFDLDVYRYCFNTDESIRIDSVDSLKKLPLSNGWNYKLNKQGYGQIITFPFRLRPKLQMRKIFLRKDDGSVETKYRPIEIVKIISASESF; this is translated from the exons ATGGCTGCTTCACATCATAATCTTCGTCCAAAATCAGACATTAATTggagaaaactttgttttgGTGAACCACTGCCACACCAAAAGAAAAAGATACTCGAACAGAGACACACCTTACCAGAAACATATCATATCGAAAGAATCATTACCAAAAAAAGTGTTCCAGTACag GGTTTGTTGTATCTGGTGAAATGGGAAGGTTTTCATGAAGATGATAGTACCTGGGAACCGCAATCACATCTTGATGCAGAATCTATGTCCAATTTCTTTCCTGCCTTTATCAGTTTTGATCGGTTAAACAGCGCTGCCAGATTATTTGAAGAAGTCATACAGCAGAGGCTAAGACCTAACAACAGAACAATATCAACTAATCTCCGATTTGACCTGGATGTGTATCGCTATTGTTTTAATACAGAcgaatccattcggatagattCCGTAGACAGCCTGAAAAAGCTTCCTCTTTCAAATGGATGGAACTATAAATTGAACAAACAGGGTTATGGGCAAATAATAACTTTTCCGTTTCGACTAAGACCAAAACTGCAGATGAGGAAAATTTTTTTGCGAAAAGATGACGGGTCAGTGGAAACAAAATACAGACCTATagaaattgtcaaaataatttCTGCCAGCGAGTCTTTCTGA
- the LOC134712097 gene encoding uncharacterized protein LOC134712097, which translates to MDLEKMKAVLFILDKFKISDQAYHEIVRKTEDLPRLHSIVSLREKTNSTFEIYRTTGNIPGAYVSLKSELENCFKKFETLPSETIKIKISGDGTRVTRISNFIVLSFSIISETAKLSADEQTVLAIVKTSESYENLSSSLHPVFSEINELYHSGSIQINENIYKIQLFFGGDMKFLQICLGIGSSTGEYACVWCKVSKFDRGDISKPWNFYLASDMKRSISETTVLSRSSKKGYGVKHIPLLTFEPEHCVPDELHLFMRIFDVLLRNVIDDARNKDIMADVNEEKGDYLEFLVANIRKCGVSFDTWTAKGQTELDWTSLCGADMKKVMKSLPDLLMFVIHNETHDTVVKIWKDFWHIYQYICSNECERRTGEATSTLVKDWITLFLSLNGKRKGYGPLNITTYIHCLIYHVPFFVSTYGSLRQFSGQPTEKINDSIKTIHHAKTNFQDCTVDALKVRKRIEMNLGNERTRRPYEKKKADYWEDTIKFIRTKKKASILQEIKEANKQKQHDDEDRLLDNFDEMTISDIKGKLKGLGVTTKLRKKEKLLELLKDSLKK; encoded by the coding sequence ATGGATCTGGAGAAAATGAAggcagtattatttattttagacaaGTTTAAAATCAGTGACCAGGCTTACCATGAAATAGTTAGGAAAACCGAAGATCTGCCACGGCTTCATTCAATCGTGAGTTTAAGAGAGAAGACGAATAGTACATTCGAAATATATCGCACAACAGGCAATATTCCAGGTGCATATGTCAGCCTTAAGTCAGAGCTGgagaattgttttaaaaaatttgaaacattgCCATcagagacaataaaaataaaaatatcagggGACGGTACACGAGTTACTCGAATTTCGAATTTTATCGTTTTGTCATTTTCTATTATAAGTGAAACAGCAAAATTGTCTGCAGACGAACAAACTGTTTTAGCTATTGTGAAAACCTCAGAAAGCTATGAAAACCTTTCTTCATCTCTACATCCAGTTTTCAGTGAAATAAACGAACTGTACCATTCAGGAAGTATACAAATCAatgaaaacatttacaaaattcaGCTTTTCTTTGGGGGAGATATGAAATTTTTGCAAATATGTTTAGGAATTGGCTCATCGACTGGGGAGTATGCTTGTGTGTGGTGTAAAGTTTCGAAGTTTGACAGAGGAGACATCAGTAAGCCATGGAACTTTTACTTAGCATCCGATATGAAGCGATCCATTTCCGAGACAACAGTACTATCTCGATCGTCGAAGAAGGGATATGGAGTAAAGCACATCCCTCTGCTCACGTTTGAACCAGAACACTGTGTCCCAGATGAACTTCATCTATTTATGAGAATATTCGATGTTTTGCTCCGTAATGTGATCGACGACGCtagaaataaagatattatggCTGATGTAAACGAAGAAAAGGGGGATTATCTGGAATTTTTAGTAGCCAACATCCGAAAATGTGGTGTCTCCTTTGATACTTGGACAGCTAAAGGACAGACTGAACTCGATTGGACGTCTCTTTGTGGAGCAGATatgaaaaaagttatgaaaagtTTACCCGACCTGCTTATGTTCGTTATACATAACGAAACCCATGACACAGTTGTTAAAATTTGGAAagatttttggcatatttacCAGTATATTTGCTCAAACGAATGCGAGAGGCGTACCGGAGAGGCAACATCCACTCTTGTTAAGGACTGGATAACTCTTTTTTTGAGTTTGAACGGGAAAAGGAAAGGCTATGGTCCACTAAACATTACCACGTATATCCACTGTCTGATCTACCACGTCCCGTTCTTTGTCTCGACATATGGAAGCTTAAGACAGTTTAGCGGCCAACCAACAGAAAAAATCAACGACAGTATCAAAACGATACATCATGCAAAAACTAATTTCCAAGATTGCACAGTGGATGCCCTGAAAGTGAGAAAGAGAATTGAGATGAATTTAGGTAACGAAAGAACAAGACGTccatatgaaaagaaaaaagcagACTATTGGGAAGAtacaatcaaatttattcgaacaaagaaaaaagcatcCATCCTTCAGGAAATCAAAGAGGCCAACAAGCAGAAACAACATGACGATGAGGACCGGCTATTAGACAATTTCGACGAAATGACAATTTCAGACATTAAGGGAAAATTGAAAGGACTCGGTGTTACTACCAAGTTACGGAAAAAGGAAAAGTTACTCGAACTTTTAAAAGAttctttaaagaaataa